Proteins found in one Quercus robur chromosome 2, dhQueRobu3.1, whole genome shotgun sequence genomic segment:
- the LOC126714474 gene encoding nudix hydrolase 13, mitochondrial — MASDMASEPARTGRLRQRYEGNYRLVSGCIPYRVSKEENEHSGEKEDGIEVLMVSSPNRDDLVFPKGGWEDDETKEEAACREAFEEAGVKGKLKEKPLGEWVFRSKSKQDICSLEGGCKGYMFALEVTEEHDTWPERENRDRKWLKIKEAFRLCRYEWMREALEEFLRVMAEDQKIQMSEEIGETPSAPVSNVMADCQIISSSCYVNSSSSQHHVGCYNESIASSNFFKLEIGQTAK, encoded by the exons ATGGCCTCTGACATGGCCTCCGAGCCCGCACGAACAGGTCGACTTCGGCAACGTTATGAAGGCAATTATCGACTAGTTTCTGG GTGTATTCCTTACAGGGtgtcaaaagaagaaaatgagcaCAGTGGTGAGAAGGAAGATGGTATAGAAGTTCTCATGGTTTCATCTCCAAATCGTGATGACCTAGTTTTTCCAAAG GGTGGATGGGAGGATGATGAGACAAAAGAAGAAGCTGCTTGCCGTGAGGCCTTCGAGGAAGCAGGAGTTAAAGGGAAACTTAAA GAAAAACCCCTGGGAGAGTGGGTGTTCAGAAGCAAAAGCAAACAGGACATTTGCAGCCTGGAAGGAGGCTGCAAAGGATACATGTTTGCATTAGAGGTCACTGAGGAGCATGACACATGGCCAGAGAGGGAAAATCGTGATAGAAAATGG CTAAAAATTAAAGAGGCATTTAGACTCTGCCGGTATGAATGGATGCGTGAGGCATTGGAGGAGTTTCTTAGAGTTATGGCAGAGGACCAGAAAATCCAGATGTCAGAAGAGATAGGGGAAACTCCTTCCGCACCAGTGTCAAATGTCATGGCAGACTGTCAAATTATTTCATCAAGCTGCTATGTAAATTCCTCTAGTAGCCAACACCATG TAGGTTGCTACAATGAATCAATAGCGTCcagcaacttcttcaaattGGAGATAGGTCAAACTGCGAAATGA